The following proteins are encoded in a genomic region of Liolophura sinensis isolate JHLJ2023 chromosome 7, CUHK_Ljap_v2, whole genome shotgun sequence:
- the LOC135470631 gene encoding histidine-rich glycoprotein-like gives MYKRGHHDANLTTYKKRQHDSYLTTYKRGNHDAYLTIYKRGHHDAYLTTYKRGHHDASPYHVQKGSSRRLHHHVQERSPQRLPYHLKRGHHDAYLTEYKRGHHDAYHTTYKKRQHDSYLTTYKRGNHDAYLTIYKRGHHDTYLTTYKRDHHDTYLTT, from the coding sequence ATGTATAAGAGGGGTCACCACGACGCTAACCTTACCACCTACAAGAAACGCCAGCACGACAGTTACCTTACCACGTACAAGAGAGGTAACCACGACGCTTACCTTACCATCTACAAGAGGGGTCACCACGACGCTTACCTTACCACATACAAGAGAGGTCACCACGATGCCTCCCCTTACCACGTACAAAAGGGATCATCACGACGCTTACATCACCACGTACAAGAGAGGTCACCACAACGCTTACCTTACCACCTAAAGAGGGGTCACCACGACGCTTATCTTACCGAGTACAAGAGGGGTCACCATGACGCTTACCATACCACCTACAAGAAACGTCAGCACGACAGTTACCTTACCACGTACAAGAGAGGTAACCACGACGCTTACCTTACCATCTACAAGAGGGGTCACCATGACACTTACCTTACCACATACAAGAGGGATCACCACGACACTTACCTTACCACCTAA
- the LOC135470630 gene encoding histidine-rich glycoprotein-like — protein MTVTLRRTREVTMKLTTYKRRHHGAYLTAYKRRHHGAYLTAYKRRHHGAYLTAYKRRHHGAYLTTYKRRHHGAYLTPYKRRHHGAYLTAYKRRHHGAYLTAYKRRHYGAYLTTYKRRHHGAYLTTYKRRHHGAYLTAYKRRHHGAYLTAYKRRHHGAYLTAYKRRHHGAYLTAYKRRHHGAYLTAYKRRHHGAYLTAYKRRHHGAYLTTYKRRHHGAYLTTYKRRHHGAYLTAYKRRHHGAYLTAYKRHHHGAYLTAYKRRHHGAYLTAYKRRHHDEHHQDESHAESPLMYNVVTKRCAFWRGPPNRGENKHLIKQGCQLNVGGK, from the coding sequence ATGACGGTTACCTTACGACGTACAAGAGAGGTGACCATGAAGCTTACCACGTACAAGAGGCGTCACCATGGCGCTTATCTTACCGCCTACAAGAGGCGTCACCATGGCGCTTACCTTACCGCCTACAAGAGGCGTCACCATGGCGCTTACCTTACCGCCTACAAGAGGCGTCACCATGGCGCTTATCTTACCACGTACAAGAGGCGTCACCATGGCGCTTATCTTACCCCGTACAAGAGGCGTCACCATGGCGCTTACCTTACCGCCTACAAGAGGCGTCACCATGGCGCTTACCTTACCGCCTACAAGAGGCGTCACTATGGCGCTTACCTTACAACCTACAAGAGGCGTCACCATGGCGCTTATCTTACCACGTACAAGAGGCGTCACCATGGCGCTTACCTTACCGCCTACAAGAGGCGTCACCATGGCGCTTACCTTACCGCCTACAAGAGGCGTCACCATGGCGCTTACCTTACCGCCTACAAGAGGCGTCACCATGGCGCTTACCTTACCGCCTACAAGAGGCGTCACCATGGCGCTTACCTTACCGCCTACAAGAGGCGTCACCATGGCGCTTACCTTACCGCCTACAAGAGGCGTCACCATGGCGCTTATCTTACCACGTACAAGAGGCGTCACCATGGCGCTTATCTTACCACGTACAAGAGGCGTCACCATGGCGCTTACCTTACCGCCTACAAGAGGCGTCACCATGGCGCTTACCTTACCGCCTACAAGAGGCATCACCATGGCGCTTACCTTACCGCCTACAAGAGGCGTCACCATGGCGCTTACCTTACCGCCTACAAGAGGCGTCACCACGACGAACATCATCAGGATGAATCCCATGCTGAATCCCCACTCATGTATAATGTAGTTACTAAGAGATGTGCGTTTTGGAGAGGACCGCCAAATCGTGGTGAGAACAAGCATCTGATTAAACAAGGCTGTCAGTTAAATGTTGGTGGTAAATGA